In Phalacrocorax carbo unplaced genomic scaffold, bPhaCar2.1 SCAFFOLD_422, whole genome shotgun sequence, a single window of DNA contains:
- the LOC135311227 gene encoding phospholemman-like, with protein sequence MAPGAEPPQERDRFHYDYDSLRVGGLIFAGALFLLGILLILSRRCRCKFDQQPKTGEPDEDEGPLRQSIRRLSTRMR encoded by the exons ATGGCCCCCGGCGCAG AGCCCCCGCAGGAGCGCGACCGGTTCCACTACg ACTACGACTCCCTGCGCGTCGGTGGCCTCATCTTCGCCGGCGCgctcttcctcctggggatcctcctcatcctca GTCGTCGCTGCCGGTGCAAGTTTGACCAACAGCCGAA GACGGGGGAACCGGACGAGGATGAGGGACCCCTGCGACAGTCGATCCGCC GTTTGTCCACCCGGATGAGATGA